GGGAGCATGCAGAGTGCCAGGATGAGCAGCGGCCGGCGCATCGGGGAAAGGTATCCGCTGGCAAGCCCTTGGGGAACACGCGGCCAGGTCGTGCGTGCCGGAGGCGATACGCTGTGTCCGTGGACACCAAGACCCGAATCGATCATTTGAAGAAGCTGCACGCCGCGGACCCCAAGGACGACTTCTGCATCTACAGCCTCGCCCAGGAATACGCGGGATCCAATCAGCTGCCGGAAGCCATCACATGGTTTGAAAAACTTTTGGCGGAGCATCCCGCCCACGCCTACGGCTACTACCACTACGCCAAGGCGCTGGAGCGCTGCGACCGCGCCAAGGACGCGCTGGCGGCGCTGCAGCGCGGACTGCAGGAGGCGCGGAAATCCGGCGATGCCAAGGCCGCGTCGGAACTCGCTTCCTACCTGGACGAGCTGACCCCGTAGTCGCAGCGGAGCTTGGACATGGCCCACACCATCGAACTCGTCACCTTGCATGCGAACGATCCCGGACTGGTCTACTGGTTCGTCGACGGCCGAAGGTTCGGCCCGCTGCGGCGCGACTACGCCGACAAGCTGGGCATCCGCGCCGGCGCCTCATGGAACAAGGCCCGCGCGCAGAAGGTGGAGCATCTGGCACAACTGCAAGCGTGTCACACGGCGGCGCTGTCCCTGCTGGCGCGGCGCGATTACACGCAGGCGCTTCTGCTGGAACGGCTGGGGCGCCGCTGGCCCGACGCGATCGCCGAAGCCACCGTGGAGCAGATGCGCGCCGCGGGCTGGGTGAACGACAAGACCTATGCCGTGCGCCGGGCGGCCAAGTTGTCGGAGCGCAGGATCGTCTCGCGCGAGCTGCTCGGGGCGCATTTGGCCAGCGAGGGCGTGCCCGAGACGATGGCGGAGCGCGCAGCGCACGGCGCGGCGACCTCGGAAACGCAGCTCGGCGCCGAGGCGAAGCGACTCGCGCGATCCGGGAAGTCGCCTGCGGTGATCGCCCGGAAATTCGCCCGCGCCGGTTTCGATGTGGATACGATTCAGTCGGCTTTCTCGAAAGCCCGCATCGCATGGGACCCCGATTCATGAACTCTGTTGCCATCACGTGCGCCGCGACCCTTGCGCCGCTGCTCTCCATGCTGGGCGGCTGCCAGAACCAAACCAACACGCTCACCCACGCGGGCGACGATCCGACACCTGATCTGAAGAGCCCGATGCCCTCGACCGCCGCGGCCAAGCCGAGTCCGGCGAGTCTGCGGGGGCTGGACCGAAGGAATTGGGAGACGCAGCAGGTCGACGCGCCGCGCGGACAAGTCCAGGTGCAGCCCAATTACTCGGAGCCGCTGGTGCTCAACGGAACCGCTTCGCGCGACGGCTACCTCTTTCCCAACGCACACGATTCCCTCTACCTCTCCAGCAGTGTCGGCGCCGCTGCGATGGAAGGAGCGGCCCAGGTGGTGTGGCCCGGAATCCTGATCGTGATCTCGCCGGTTCGCATGGCCGTCGGGGAGCCGCCCTGGCTCACCGTCGAGCAGCCCCTGATGGCAGTCGGCGTGCTTCCTCCGAGCCAGACCCGCGAGGATCCGGCGCTGTGGAAATGGGTGACGGTGCAGCCGGACACCACGGCGCCGACCAAGCCCTCAACGACGATGAACGCGATCGGCGGCGCCGCGCCGGCGAAGTCTCCAGAGCCGAAGAAGCCATGAGCGCACCGGTCGAACCTCGCGACAGCTTTCAGATGGACGCGCGGGGACTTCCCAGCGGATATCCCTTGCGCCCGGATTGGGAGATCACGCCGCGCGACTATGTCCGGCGCAAGGCCGCCGGCGAGCGCTTCGTGCTGGTGGATGTGCGGCCGCAGCAAGCCCGCGAGATCGCCCTGCTGCCGGACTCGCTGCATATTCCGCTGCCGGAACTTGAGGCGCGGATCGACGAGTTGCAGGAGATCGACGGTGCCTGCGTTGTGACCTTGTGTCACCACGGCGTCACCAGTCTCCGCGCTGCGGCCGTGCTGCGCCACGCCGGTGTTTCCAACGTCTACAGCATGGCCGGCGGCATCCATCTCTGGAGCGTGGACATCGATCCCGCCGTTCCCATTTATTGACCCCCGTGCTGATTCCCCGACTTTTCATTGGTTCCCTGCTGATTGCAGCGCTTCTCGGGTTGCTCTACGCCGACGAGCGCCTCGCCGGAAGCGCGGCGGCCTGGCTTCCGGAGGGGCGCGTTCCGCCCGGCGCGCTGCTCTTCGCGGCGTGCCTGGTGCTCATTCTCCCGTTGCTCTCGCGCGAACTTTCGCGCCTGCTCCGCGCCGTCAACCCGGAGGCGCCGAGCGATGCGATGACCTGCGGCATTGCTCTGCTGGCCTTCGCCACCGCCAGCGCGCAGGCCTTCCACTGGGACCTGCTCTACGCGGTCGCGGGCGGACTGCTGCTGCTCACGCTGCTGCCGGCGCTGGAGCCGCTGCTGCGTCGGCGATATTTCGAGAGCCTGACCCGGATCGGCTACTGGGTCCTGATCTCGGTCTGGATCGGCTGGCTTCCCGCGTGCTGGATCGCCGCCCGCGCCACGCTTCCGGCGTGGGCGCTGGCGTGGGCCGTGCTGGCGATCAAATCCGGCGACATCGGCGCCTACTTCACGGGAATCCTTGTGGGCCGCCATCGCCTGGCCACCTGGGTCTCGCCCAAGAAGAGCATCGAGGGACTGATCGGCGGCATCGCGCTGGGCGCGGCGGTCGGCGCATGGCTGGCCCATGCGCTGGAACTTCCGCTGCCCTGCGGCATCCTCTTCGGCGCACTCGGGGCGTTCGTGGGCATGCTGGGCGACCTCGCCGAGAGCCTGCTCAAGCGGGAGGCCAACTTCAAGGATTCCGGGCGATCGATTCCCGGCATGGGCGGCATCTTCGACGTGATGGACAGCCTGCTGCCCACGGCTCCGCTGGTGGTGTGGCTGCTCTCCAAACCCCGCTAAAGATTGTCGGCACAGGGCGTGCGGGCGAACCGTCATCCGTGCTATTCTTTGGCTCTCCAAAGGAACTTCCGCATGCCATTGATGGAACAAATTCTCGCTCTCCACGGTGTCGACGTCCAGGTTCGCGCTCTTGAGGGTCGGCTGGACTCGGCCAACCACTATCTGAAGACGCAGGAGCGCCTGCTCAAGGACGTGCAGGCCCAGCACGACGAGGTCGAGTTGCAGCGCAAGCACACCCAGGCCCAGGTGGCCAACCTGGAGATGGAGGCGAACTCGGTCGCCGTGCAGATCCAGAAGATGCGCGACGAGCTCAACAACAGCGGCAACACCAAGCAGTACAGCACCATCCTCACCGCCCTGAAGTCGCTGGAGCTGCAGAAGGACAATTTCGAGCAGCAGGCGCTGGGGCAGATGGAGAAGGTCGAGCAGCTGGCGGCGCGGCTGGCCCAGTTCAAGGCGCAACTGGCCGAGCGCACCACCCTGCGCGACAAGGCCGCGGCCGAGGTGAAGGAGCGGACGCAGGAGACTTCCGCGCGGCTGGCGGAATTGAAGGGCGAGCGCGCCAGCGCGGCGGCCCACGTGCCCCCCGAGGCAATGAAGATTTTCGACGTGGTCGCGGACATGCACGACGGCGAGGCGGTGGCCCCGGTGCTGGCCGTCGACGTGCGGGCCCGCGAATACGCCTGCAGCGAATGCAACGTGGAGATCCCCTACCAGGTCTACTCGCGGCTGCTGGGCGCCGGCACCTCGCTGGTGCAGTGCCTCTCCTGCAAGCGCATCCTCTATCTGGAGCAGCCGGAGATCGACGCGGCCGCCGCCAAGAAGCGGCCCGCCGCCAAAAGCTCCTGATCACGCCTGCTGGGCGCTGCCGACGAGCTCGCCGAAACTTGAGACTCCCAGTTGCGCGGCCCATAGCGCCAAGCCTTTGGAAATTTTCATAGGAAGACCCGGATCGACGAAGAACGCGGTGCCCAGCCCCACGGCGCTGGCGCCGGCCACGATCAATTCCGCGGCGTCCTTCCAGCTGAGCACGCCGCCGAGGCCGATGATGGGAACGCCGGCGCTCTTGGCGACATTTCGGTAGACCTCATACACCAGGCGCACCACGATTGGATGGATCGCCGGGCCGGAGAGCCCGCCCTGCCCGCGCGACAGCACGGGCTTGCGCGACACGGGGTCGATCTTCATCGCGGGAAAAGTGTTGCACAGTGTGAGAGCGTCGGCGCCCGCCTCGACCGCGGCCGCCGCCAGCGCCAGAGTCGGCCCGTCGGGAGGAAGTTTGATCCAGAGCCTCCCCTTGGGAACGGCGGGGCGGACTTCGCGGATCAGCGCCGTAAGCGAAACCGGATCCCCGCCGTGATGGCGGCCCGTGGCGGTGTTGGGGCAGCTCACGTTCAACTCGACCGCGGCCATGCCGCACTCGATCAGGCCCCGCGCCACGGCAACGAAGTCCGCGACGGTGTGTCCCGCGGCGGATCCGACCACCGCGCAGGGAAGTTTTGCGGCCTTGGGCGCGTAGTCGCTCTGGAATTTTTTCAGCCCGGGATTGGCAAGGCCGATCGCGTTGAGAATGCCCGCCTCGGTTTCCACCAGGCGCCACGGATCGTTGCCCTCGCGGGCTTCCGGCGTGATGCTCTTGGTGACGATCGCACCGAGGACACCCGGGTCCATGATGTCGGCGAGTTCGTCCACGACGCCTGCCGTGCCCGCGGCCGCGATCAGCGGCGATGCGAGCGACAGCGAGCTGATGCTTGTATTCAAAATGGGCGGCGGCGCGAAGGCCATCTCAGTTGGCGGCGCTTCCGCCGCCACGAATCCGGCTCAGGGTTTCCGCGTCGATCCCCAGGTACTCGTGCATGTGCTGCTCGAAGACCTCCTGGTCGCGGTCGCGCGAGAAGTCCAGGCGCAACTCGTTGATCACCTTGGTGCCCTGGCCGATCCAGGCCTTCCACGTCTCGGCGGAAATATGCTGGCGGATCCACTCGCCGACGGGGCCGCGAAAAGGCGCGGACTCAAGCTGCGTGCCGGGCCGGCCGGTGCGCGTGCAGACGAAGGTGCCCGAATTGCGCAGGCGCTCGGCGGCCTCCTCGTCGGAAGGAGCGGCCACCTTGGGCGGCTCGCGGCCGATCGATTTCAGCAACTCGGCCATCGCCTGCTGCGGCATGCGATCGCCTTTGCTCGCCGCGATTTCATAGCCCTTGTTCAGCGTGGCCACGGCGCGGTCGCTCCATCCGGCGCCGATCTCCGCCTGCCCGCATAATTGCCAGGCCTTGCTCATGTCCGGCACCAGCTCAAGGCAGCGCTGCAGACTTTTGGCGGACTCGGCGAATCGCCCCGCCTGCAGATAGGCGTTGCCCAGGCTGAAGTGCGCCATCTCGTTGGTGGGATCGGCGGCGGCCATCTTCTCGAACTGGGCGATGCGGTCGGCGTTCATGGGTGTTTCCTGGGGCGGTGCCCGCTAGGCGGTCGGGTCGTAC
This portion of the Planctomycetota bacterium genome encodes:
- a CDS encoding RecX family transcriptional regulator, with protein sequence MAHTIELVTLHANDPGLVYWFVDGRRFGPLRRDYADKLGIRAGASWNKARAQKVEHLAQLQACHTAALSLLARRDYTQALLLERLGRRWPDAIAEATVEQMRAAGWVNDKTYAVRRAAKLSERRIVSRELLGAHLASEGVPETMAERAAHGAATSETQLGAEAKRLARSGKSPAVIARKFARAGFDVDTIQSAFSKARIAWDPDS
- a CDS encoding phosphatidate cytidylyltransferase encodes the protein MLIPRLFIGSLLIAALLGLLYADERLAGSAAAWLPEGRVPPGALLFAACLVLILPLLSRELSRLLRAVNPEAPSDAMTCGIALLAFATASAQAFHWDLLYAVAGGLLLLTLLPALEPLLRRRYFESLTRIGYWVLISVWIGWLPACWIAARATLPAWALAWAVLAIKSGDIGAYFTGILVGRHRLATWVSPKKSIEGLIGGIALGAAVGAWLAHALELPLPCGILFGALGAFVGMLGDLAESLLKREANFKDSGRSIPGMGGIFDVMDSLLPTAPLVVWLLSKPR
- a CDS encoding dihydroorotate dehydrogenase codes for the protein MAAEAPPTEMAFAPPPILNTSISSLSLASPLIAAAGTAGVVDELADIMDPGVLGAIVTKSITPEAREGNDPWRLVETEAGILNAIGLANPGLKKFQSDYAPKAAKLPCAVVGSAAGHTVADFVAVARGLIECGMAAVELNVSCPNTATGRHHGGDPVSLTALIREVRPAVPKGRLWIKLPPDGPTLALAAAAVEAGADALTLCNTFPAMKIDPVSRKPVLSRGQGGLSGPAIHPIVVRLVYEVYRNVAKSAGVPIIGLGGVLSWKDAAELIVAGASAVGLGTAFFVDPGLPMKISKGLALWAAQLGVSSFGELVGSAQQA
- a CDS encoding Fe(2+)-trafficking protein produces the protein MNADRIAQFEKMAAADPTNEMAHFSLGNAYLQAGRFAESAKSLQRCLELVPDMSKAWQLCGQAEIGAGWSDRAVATLNKGYEIAASKGDRMPQQAMAELLKSIGREPPKVAAPSDEEAAERLRNSGTFVCTRTGRPGTQLESAPFRGPVGEWIRQHISAETWKAWIGQGTKVINELRLDFSRDRDQEVFEQHMHEYLGIDAETLSRIRGGGSAAN
- a CDS encoding tetratricopeptide repeat protein, translated to MDTKTRIDHLKKLHAADPKDDFCIYSLAQEYAGSNQLPEAITWFEKLLAEHPAHAYGYYHYAKALERCDRAKDALAALQRGLQEARKSGDAKAASELASYLDELTP